In the Candidatus Electrothrix sp. GW3-4 genome, one interval contains:
- a CDS encoding helix-turn-helix domain-containing protein, whose amino-acid sequence MPTPKSPSIAVSEQQKEILSKIARQSTADFREVSRASLILEIEKGKPNSKIAKVMSCSIDKVKHWRYKWLANQDTLMQIETDPQNANQLEKSIREVLKDNPRPGAPVTYSSEQYCQILAVALEHPEESGRPISQWSSRELADECNKRGITSGISDRQVGRFLKRNRCETSS is encoded by the coding sequence ATGCCTACACCCAAATCGCCATCAATTGCTGTTTCCGAACAACAGAAAGAAATTTTGTCAAAAATAGCTCGACAATCAACAGCTGATTTTCGTGAGGTAAGTCGGGCTTCTTTAATATTGGAGATTGAGAAAGGAAAACCGAACTCAAAGATTGCAAAAGTCATGAGTTGCAGTATCGACAAGGTTAAACATTGGAGATACAAGTGGCTGGCCAACCAAGATACTTTAATGCAAATAGAGACTGATCCCCAAAATGCCAATCAGTTGGAAAAAAGTATTCGAGAAGTTTTAAAAGATAATCCGCGTCCGGGAGCACCAGTAACTTATTCTTCAGAACAATATTGTCAGATTTTAGCAGTTGCACTGGAGCATCCCGAAGAAAGCGGTCGTCCAATTTCTCAATGGAGCAGTAGGGAATTGGCGGATGAATGCAATAAGCGTGGGATAACCTCTGGAATTTCGGACCGTCAAGTGGGCCGATTTTTAAAAAGAAACCGATGTGAAACCTCATCATAG
- a CDS encoding putative toxin-antitoxin system toxin component, PIN family, protein MSVPKQSLGTSPQILEEYQRVGKELSVKYPSVNIEPILELFTIFGEFVGTEGIKETICEDPDDNKFIECAIASGSKLIVSGDKHLLNISGYKRIEVLKPREFVDAYLE, encoded by the coding sequence GTGTCTGTTCCCAAGCAGAGCTTGGGAACCAGTCCACAAATACTGGAGGAATATCAACGCGTGGGAAAGGAGTTGTCGGTGAAATACCCTTCTGTTAACATTGAGCCGATTCTAGAACTCTTTACCATCTTTGGAGAATTTGTCGGAACAGAAGGCATCAAAGAGACAATCTGCGAAGATCCTGATGACAACAAATTTATTGAGTGTGCAATTGCCAGCGGAAGCAAGCTGATTGTTAGTGGGGATAAACACTTACTGAACATCTCTGGATATAAGAGAATAGAGGTTCTGAAGCCGAGAGAGTTCGTGGACGCTTACCTGGAGTAA
- a CDS encoding transposase: MKPHHSRYWLNPNHDNEELFVLEVKDVCETYHEAPRKAVINGRRTISIDENTGIQALERKNPTKKIEPGKPERIEFEYIRHGTLSLIANFDVVTGEVVSPSIGDTRDEHDFCEHIRSLILSDPETREWVFVADQLNTHKSESLVKLVSELCEIKDNLGVKGKQGILKSMKSRAEFLRKKDHAIRFVYTPKHCSWLNQVEIWFGILTKKIIKRGNFTSKKDLRSKLLDFIDYFNATMAKPYKWTFNGLPLKA; encoded by the coding sequence GTGAAACCTCATCATAGTCGGTATTGGCTCAATCCCAATCATGACAATGAAGAACTGTTTGTTTTAGAAGTGAAAGATGTCTGTGAAACATACCACGAAGCTCCCCGAAAGGCGGTAATAAACGGCAGGCGAACCATCAGTATTGATGAAAATACCGGAATACAGGCTCTTGAGAGGAAAAATCCGACAAAAAAGATAGAGCCGGGAAAGCCGGAGCGGATTGAGTTTGAGTACATCAGGCACGGAACACTCTCGCTCATTGCAAACTTTGACGTAGTGACCGGTGAAGTCGTCTCTCCCAGCATAGGAGACACTCGGGACGAACATGATTTTTGCGAACATATTCGAAGCCTTATATTAAGCGATCCGGAAACTCGGGAGTGGGTCTTTGTGGCTGATCAGCTCAATACTCATAAGTCGGAATCACTTGTCAAGTTGGTCAGTGAATTATGCGAAATAAAAGATAATTTAGGCGTCAAAGGGAAACAAGGCATTTTGAAATCAATGAAAAGCAGAGCCGAATTTCTCAGGAAGAAAGACCATGCAATTCGCTTTGTTTATACCCCAAAACACTGTTCATGGCTCAATCAAGTAGAAATTTGGTTTGGTATTCTTACTAAGAAAATCATTAAAAGAGGTAATTTTACATCAAAAAAAGATCTCAGGAGTAAATTGCTCGACTTTATTGATTACTTTAATGCGACAATGGCAAAACCATACAAATGGACATTTAATGGGTTGCCGTTAAAAGCATAG